Proteins from a single region of Pseudomonadota bacterium:
- a CDS encoding threonylcarbamoyl-AMP synthase, translating into MAIDVLKKGGVLIYPTDTTYGIGCDLFNKDAIERVYRIKKMAKQKPLSFICADLKDISRYAQVTNYAYQTMRRLLPGPYTFILNATKTVPKLMITKRKTVGIRVPDNEICLDIVAGLGHPIVTTSANIEDEDIISEPEEIDERFGDDVDLFIDVGPLPVQLSSVIDLIDDSPVVVREGLGDVSMFA; encoded by the coding sequence ATGGCCATCGACGTGCTGAAGAAGGGGGGCGTGCTCATCTACCCCACCGACACCACGTATGGCATCGGCTGCGACCTCTTCAACAAGGACGCCATCGAGCGCGTGTATCGCATCAAGAAGATGGCCAAGCAGAAGCCCCTTTCATTCATCTGCGCTGACCTCAAGGACATCAGCCGCTACGCGCAGGTGACGAACTATGCCTACCAGACGATGCGACGCCTGCTTCCTGGCCCCTATACATTCATTCTGAACGCCACCAAGACCGTGCCCAAGCTCATGATCACGAAGCGCAAGACCGTGGGCATACGCGTGCCGGACAACGAGATCTGCCTCGACATCGTGGCGGGGCTGGGCCACCCCATCGTCACCACCAGCGCGAACATCGAGGACGAAGACATCATCAGCGAGCCGGAGGAGATCGATGAGAGGTTCGGTGACGACGTCGATCTCTTCATCGATGTCGGTCCGCTGCCTGTCCAGCTCTCGTCGGTGATCGACCTCATCGATGACAGTCCCGTCGTCGTGCGCGAGGGCCTCGGCGACGTCAGCATGTTCGCGTGA
- a CDS encoding YkgJ family cysteine cluster protein: MTVPSSCARASATSACSREAHVHPRFDDLKAFYTRLEAEVPATRGLPRGAAPASNVCGTCFECCKFNLILTRHEFDCLEDHLIEQEGRSPISWVTCTTPLQDARLSKPVDPDAHCPLYVPGKGCRAYSVRPLACRTFGPLHPRGTLLPQTCAYTESTPFDSVEDLPLWAEYAEIVRRNRPNPPGYFIARPPDPGSNS, encoded by the coding sequence ATGACAGTCCCGTCGTCGTGCGCGAGGGCCTCGGCGACGTCAGCATGTTCGCGTGAGGCGCACGTGCATCCGCGCTTCGACGATCTGAAGGCCTTCTACACGCGGCTCGAAGCCGAGGTTCCCGCCACCCGCGGCCTTCCGAGAGGCGCCGCGCCGGCCTCCAATGTGTGCGGCACGTGCTTCGAGTGCTGCAAGTTCAATCTCATCCTCACCCGACACGAGTTCGACTGCCTCGAAGACCACCTGATCGAGCAGGAGGGGCGCTCACCCATCTCGTGGGTGACGTGCACAACGCCTTTGCAGGACGCGCGCCTCAGCAAGCCCGTCGACCCTGACGCGCACTGCCCCCTCTACGTCCCGGGCAAAGGGTGTCGCGCCTATTCCGTGCGCCCTCTCGCCTGCCGAACATTCGGCCCCCTGCACCCCCGTGGCACCCTGCTGCCGCAGACCTGCGCCTACACAGAGTCGACCCCGTTCGACAGCGTCGAAGATCTGCCGCTCTGGGCGGAGTATGCCGAGATCGTGAGACGCAACCGCCCCAATCCACCGGGCTACTTCATCGCCCGCCCCCCGGACCCCGGATCGAACAGTTAA